A portion of the Pseudomonas sp. PSE14 genome contains these proteins:
- a CDS encoding ABC transporter ATP-binding protein, with translation MERQPQLRAMGIGKSYGSFNALDSVSIDIQQGEFLTLLGPSGSGKTTFLMILAGFQDPSRGKLEEGGIDITKRPAEKRNFGMVFQGYALFPHMSIEDNVAFPLKIRGVKPEERNRRVRRMLEVVGLGEHLGKRPGELSGGQQQRVAIARALVFEPDMLLLDEPLSALDKNLREQLQAELQRIHRQVGTTFVFVTHDQNEALALSTRIAIFNRGQLAQVDAPETIYNQPNNRFVAEFLGKMNLFPLTQVGRAGELACGRFGEAELRAGYSPALQAAAPLLAVRPEHMQLHSAPPTTAGHNVVQAVLTAKTYQGASTELGLATAAEGALPMSLAVHADHQASRLEQGSKVWLSWPIEKSLLLA, from the coding sequence GTGGAGCGACAGCCCCAACTTCGTGCCATGGGCATCGGCAAGAGCTACGGCAGTTTCAACGCGCTGGACTCAGTGTCCATCGATATCCAGCAAGGCGAGTTCCTCACCCTCCTCGGCCCGTCCGGCTCGGGCAAGACCACCTTCCTGATGATCCTCGCCGGCTTCCAGGACCCGTCCCGCGGCAAGCTGGAAGAAGGCGGCATCGACATCACCAAACGCCCCGCCGAAAAGCGCAACTTTGGCATGGTGTTCCAGGGCTACGCCCTGTTCCCGCACATGAGCATCGAGGACAACGTCGCCTTCCCGCTGAAGATTCGCGGCGTGAAACCCGAGGAACGCAACCGCCGCGTGCGCCGCATGCTCGAAGTGGTTGGCCTGGGCGAACACCTGGGCAAGCGCCCCGGCGAACTCTCCGGCGGCCAGCAGCAGCGCGTGGCCATCGCCCGCGCCCTGGTGTTCGAGCCGGACATGCTGCTCCTCGACGAACCCCTCTCCGCCCTGGACAAGAACCTGCGCGAGCAACTGCAGGCGGAACTGCAGCGCATCCACCGCCAGGTCGGCACCACCTTCGTCTTCGTCACCCACGACCAGAACGAAGCCCTCGCCCTGTCCACCCGCATCGCCATCTTCAACCGTGGCCAACTGGCCCAGGTCGACGCACCGGAAACCATCTACAACCAGCCGAACAACCGTTTCGTCGCCGAGTTTCTCGGCAAGATGAACCTGTTCCCGCTGACCCAGGTGGGTCGCGCCGGCGAGCTGGCCTGCGGGCGCTTCGGCGAAGCCGAGCTGCGCGCCGGGTACTCGCCCGCCCTGCAGGCCGCCGCCCCGCTGCTGGCGGTGCGCCCGGAACACATGCAACTGCACAGCGCGCCGCCGACCACCGCCGGTCACAACGTGGTGCAGGCCGTACTCACCGCCAAGACCTACCAGGGCGCCAGCACCGAGCTGGGCCTGGCCACCGCCGCCGAGGGCGCACTGCCCATGAGCCTGGCGGTGCACGCCGACCACCAGGCCTCGCGCCTGGAGCAGGGCTCGAAGGTCTGGCTGAGCTGGCCCATCGAAAAAAGCCTGCTGCTGGCCTGA
- a CDS encoding CocE/NonD family hydrolase, with protein sequence MRAFFCLCALLLAGCAARDQVPDFSASAGKDLPATWFEAVITARDGTKLSATVFQPALKAGETAPLIVHTHGWGGWRVTGPDGFYGKTMMSGRAALKAWKAGYWVVSYDQRGWGGSDGRIEMMNPQFEVQDASAVIDWSATHLPRLVMDGPNDPRVGMLGESYGGAVQLLASAEDPRIDAIVPIATWYDLADALAPDGQLKIGWGGVLVSLGLATGYDLGKFVQADYLHTAGGRMAKPVQAELHDHSLARYCAEGRRPHADALLIQGLRDTLFPLDQGLQIRQCLKQGPADVRLLGMQGGHILPPPLQAWSGLPPFNNEPVIHCGPRAINLYQGIVAWYEEKLRNRAGAADSVPGLCISLDLDQGVALSELPPPGPTVALPATAIRPAISGLLQPSKFIPLQRVNETSALLGAAEVRLGQPLADRPDAQLFAALAIRSADGRTRRLDEQVKPLANQGNTRLNAVSAGLAPGDEIGLLVSGFSDQYLFNSSWRMSPVELRGEVRLPSLLPLQPRVAEHR encoded by the coding sequence ATGCGCGCCTTCTTCTGCCTGTGTGCCCTGCTGCTGGCCGGTTGCGCCGCCCGCGACCAGGTTCCCGACTTCAGCGCCAGCGCAGGCAAGGACCTGCCGGCCACCTGGTTCGAGGCCGTCATCACCGCCCGCGACGGCACGAAACTCTCCGCCACGGTCTTCCAGCCGGCGCTGAAGGCCGGCGAAACCGCGCCGCTGATCGTTCACACCCACGGCTGGGGCGGCTGGCGGGTGACCGGTCCGGATGGGTTCTACGGCAAGACCATGATGTCCGGGCGCGCCGCGCTCAAGGCGTGGAAAGCCGGCTACTGGGTGGTCAGCTACGACCAGCGTGGCTGGGGCGGCAGCGACGGGCGCATCGAAATGATGAACCCGCAGTTCGAGGTGCAGGACGCCAGCGCGGTGATCGACTGGTCCGCCACGCACCTGCCGCGCCTGGTGATGGACGGCCCGAACGACCCGCGCGTCGGCATGCTTGGCGAAAGCTACGGCGGCGCAGTGCAACTACTCGCCTCGGCGGAAGACCCGCGCATCGATGCCATCGTGCCCATCGCCACCTGGTACGACCTGGCCGATGCCCTGGCGCCCGACGGCCAACTGAAGATCGGCTGGGGCGGCGTACTGGTCAGCCTGGGCCTGGCCACCGGCTACGACTTGGGCAAGTTCGTCCAGGCCGACTACCTGCACACCGCCGGCGGGCGCATGGCCAAGCCGGTACAGGCCGAACTGCACGACCACAGCCTGGCGCGCTACTGCGCCGAGGGGCGCCGCCCCCACGCCGATGCGCTGCTGATTCAGGGCCTGCGCGATACCCTCTTCCCCCTCGACCAGGGTTTGCAGATCCGCCAGTGCCTCAAGCAGGGCCCGGCCGACGTGCGCCTGCTGGGCATGCAGGGCGGGCATATCCTGCCGCCTCCGTTGCAGGCCTGGAGCGGACTGCCGCCGTTCAACAACGAACCGGTGATCCATTGCGGCCCGCGCGCCATCAATCTCTACCAGGGCATCGTCGCCTGGTACGAAGAGAAACTGCGCAACCGAGCCGGCGCCGCCGACAGCGTACCGGGCCTGTGCATCAGCCTGGACCTGGACCAGGGAGTGGCATTGAGCGAACTGCCGCCGCCGGGTCCCACCGTGGCGCTGCCGGCCACGGCGATCCGCCCGGCGATTAGCGGCCTGCTGCAGCCTTCGAAATTCATCCCCTTGCAGCGCGTGAACGAAACCAGCGCCCTGCTGGGCGCCGCCGAGGTGCGCCTGGGCCAACCGCTGGCCGACCGCCCTGACGCGCAACTCTTCGCCGCCCTGGCGATCCGCAGCGCCGATGGCCGCACGCGTCGGCTGGATGAGCAGGTGAAACCGCTGGCGAATCAGGGCAACACACGCCTGAACGCCGTCAGCGCAGGCCTGGCGCCCGGGGATGAGATCGGATTGCTGGTGAGCGGCTTCAGCGACCAGTACCTGTTCAACAGCTCCTGGCGGATGTCGCCGGTGGAATTGCGGGGTGAGGTGCGTTTGCCAAGTCTGCTGCCATTGCAACCGCGCGTGGCCGAACACCGCTGA
- a CDS encoding ABC transporter permease, with protein MADNAPSRLKLGALLLPLPVVLIVFYVLPFLGVLGWSFTLPEPGIEQYQRIMTDPAIHDVLWRTFRLCLTVSVVSLVIAYLMAYCWVYSPPFWQRVVEICVFIPFWLSVLVRAFGWLIALRSNGLLNGWLQNLGIISEPLQLTRNELGVVIGMVHFMVPFALFPLVSTMRRLDPRVLLAARGLGAGQLRTFWSIFVPQTIPGILGAFIIVFVFCLGFFITPAILGGGQTVMVAEYVYLQMFQTSNWGLGAALSVVLLMLVSGMIWALLRMTRVDKLVG; from the coding sequence ATGGCCGATAACGCCCCCTCGCGGCTGAAGCTGGGCGCGCTGCTGCTGCCACTGCCGGTCGTACTGATCGTGTTCTACGTACTGCCCTTCCTCGGCGTGCTCGGCTGGAGCTTCACCCTGCCGGAACCTGGGATCGAGCAGTACCAGCGGATCATGACCGACCCGGCGATCCACGACGTGCTCTGGCGGACCTTCCGCCTGTGCCTGACGGTCAGCGTGGTATCGCTGGTGATCGCCTACCTGATGGCCTACTGCTGGGTCTACAGCCCGCCGTTCTGGCAGCGGGTGGTGGAAATCTGCGTGTTCATCCCGTTCTGGCTGTCGGTGCTGGTGCGTGCCTTCGGCTGGCTGATCGCCCTGCGCAGCAACGGCCTGCTCAACGGCTGGCTGCAGAACCTGGGCATCATCAGCGAGCCCTTGCAGCTGACACGCAACGAGCTGGGGGTGGTGATCGGCATGGTCCACTTCATGGTGCCCTTCGCACTGTTCCCGCTGGTGTCCACCATGCGCCGCCTCGACCCGCGCGTGCTGCTGGCCGCCCGCGGGCTGGGCGCCGGGCAGTTGCGCACCTTCTGGAGCATCTTCGTGCCGCAGACCATCCCCGGCATCCTCGGCGCCTTCATCATCGTCTTCGTGTTCTGCCTGGGCTTCTTCATCACCCCGGCGATCCTTGGCGGCGGGCAGACGGTGATGGTGGCCGAGTACGTCTACCTGCAGATGTTCCAGACCAGCAACTGGGGCCTGGGCGCGGCGCTCTCGGTGGTGCTGCTGATGCTGGTGAGCGGGATGATCTGGGCGCTGTTGCGCATGACCCGGGTCGACAAGCTGGTGGGATAA
- a CDS encoding ABC transporter substrate-binding protein: MFNPHQQDCIEVLIEKARRGQIDRRTFLKGMGLMAALPLALRSGVSFAAGDKPLVVVNWGGDAIKAFGKAWTEGFSKATGIPTKIDGSGPTEGAIRTQLSSGRVSWDVVDAESSVLQILGKEGLVQPIDYNVVSKDKVLPGFAYEYGIADYMLSYVIAYDSERFGDKAPKTWADFWDVKTFPGKRTLYKWMNGMLEAALLADGVTPDKLYPLDVPRALKKIEELKPHVLSFWGSGAETQQLLIEGEVSMGAIWNTRAQVITEDSEGRIKWTFDNALLGCSNWGVLKGNPAGTEAAMKFIAYAQDPQSQVELFKMFGNGPANPAAATLIPEDRRHLNCTDPANLPKQVMLSHEWYTDHYGATLEQYLTHISK; the protein is encoded by the coding sequence ATGTTCAATCCGCACCAGCAAGACTGCATCGAAGTCCTCATCGAGAAAGCCCGCCGCGGGCAGATCGACCGCCGCACCTTCCTCAAGGGCATGGGCCTGATGGCCGCCCTGCCACTGGCCCTGCGCAGCGGCGTCAGCTTCGCCGCCGGCGACAAGCCGCTGGTGGTGGTGAACTGGGGCGGTGACGCGATCAAGGCGTTCGGCAAGGCCTGGACCGAAGGCTTCTCCAAGGCCACCGGCATCCCGACCAAGATCGACGGCAGCGGCCCTACCGAAGGCGCCATCCGCACCCAGCTGTCCAGCGGCCGGGTGAGCTGGGACGTGGTCGACGCGGAAAGCTCGGTGCTGCAGATCCTCGGCAAGGAAGGCCTGGTGCAGCCCATCGACTACAACGTCGTCTCCAAGGACAAGGTGCTGCCGGGCTTCGCCTACGAATACGGCATCGCCGACTACATGCTCAGCTACGTGATCGCCTACGACAGCGAGCGCTTCGGCGACAAGGCGCCCAAGACCTGGGCGGACTTCTGGGACGTGAAGACCTTCCCCGGCAAGCGCACCCTCTACAAGTGGATGAACGGCATGCTGGAGGCTGCGCTGCTGGCCGACGGCGTTACCCCGGACAAGCTCTACCCGCTGGACGTGCCGCGCGCGCTGAAGAAGATCGAGGAGCTCAAGCCCCATGTTCTGTCCTTCTGGGGCTCGGGCGCGGAAACCCAGCAACTGCTGATCGAGGGCGAAGTGTCCATGGGCGCCATCTGGAACACCCGTGCCCAGGTGATCACCGAGGACAGCGAAGGCCGCATCAAGTGGACCTTCGACAATGCCCTGCTGGGCTGCAGCAACTGGGGCGTGCTCAAGGGCAACCCGGCAGGCACCGAGGCAGCCATGAAGTTCATCGCCTACGCCCAGGACCCGCAGTCCCAGGTCGAGCTGTTCAAGATGTTCGGCAACGGCCCGGCCAACCCTGCCGCCGCCACGCTGATCCCCGAAGACCGCCGTCACCTGAACTGCACCGATCCTGCGAACCTGCCCAAGCAGGTGATGCTCAGCCACGAGTGGTACACCGACCACTACGGGGCGACCCTGGAGCAGTACCTGACGCATATCTCCAAGTAA
- a CDS encoding ABC transporter permease yields the protein MNSHETKAPSRLLATMAMIFMVFPLLAVIPVSFTSKRFLSMPNGNWSLRHYQALLDSPEWLSAISQSLIVATATCIIATALAVSFSLGIWYLRSRLATLLIGLVLLPMAIPPMISAMVLYFMETKVSQFAPGLGYDTLFGLTIAHIVMVVPYGVVTMLVALSQLDRRIELAARNLGASLGQTTFMVVLPNLKLGVASTALLCFALSWEEIAVTLFVTSTEVNTLPRQIWSGLRDNIDPAVAAISVVLIGLTFVALIGRMVAQRIAARPAGN from the coding sequence ATGAATTCGCACGAAACCAAGGCCCCGAGCCGCCTGCTGGCAACCATGGCGATGATCTTCATGGTCTTCCCGCTGCTGGCGGTGATCCCGGTGTCCTTCACCAGCAAGCGCTTCCTGTCCATGCCCAACGGCAACTGGTCGCTGCGCCACTACCAGGCGCTGCTGGACAGTCCCGAATGGCTCTCGGCGATCAGCCAGAGCCTGATCGTCGCCACCGCCACCTGCATCATCGCGACCGCCCTGGCGGTGAGCTTCAGCCTCGGCATCTGGTACCTGCGTTCGCGCCTGGCGACCCTGCTGATCGGCCTGGTGCTGCTGCCCATGGCTATCCCGCCGATGATCTCGGCAATGGTCCTGTACTTCATGGAGACCAAGGTCAGCCAGTTCGCCCCCGGCCTGGGCTACGACACCCTGTTCGGCCTGACCATCGCCCACATCGTGATGGTGGTGCCCTACGGCGTGGTGACCATGTTGGTGGCGCTCAGCCAACTGGACCGGCGCATCGAACTGGCCGCGCGCAACCTCGGCGCGAGCCTGGGCCAGACCACCTTCATGGTGGTGCTGCCGAACCTCAAGCTGGGCGTGGCGAGTACCGCGCTGCTGTGCTTCGCGCTGAGCTGGGAAGAAATCGCGGTGACCCTGTTCGTCACCAGCACCGAGGTGAACACCCTGCCCCGGCAGATCTGGTCCGGCCTGCGCGACAACATCGACCCGGCGGTGGCGGCCATCTCGGTGGTGCTGATCGGCCTGACCTTCGTCGCGCTGATCGGGCGGATGGTGGCCCAGCGCATCGCGGCGCGGCCGGCGGGAAACTGA
- the tusA gene encoding sulfurtransferase TusA yields the protein MSQPVDAILDATGLNCPEPVMMLHNKVRDLPAGGLLKVIATDPSTRRDIPKFCVFLGHELVEQQEEAGTYLYWIRKKAE from the coding sequence ATGTCCCAGCCTGTCGATGCGATTCTCGACGCTACCGGCCTGAACTGCCCCGAGCCGGTCATGATGCTGCACAACAAGGTGCGCGACCTGCCGGCCGGCGGCCTGCTCAAGGTGATCGCCACCGATCCCTCCACCCGCCGCGACATCCCCAAGTTCTGCGTCTTCCTCGGCCATGAACTGGTGGAGCAGCAGGAAGAGGCGGGGACCTACCTGTACTGGATTCGCAAGAAGGCGGAGTGA